Proteins encoded within one genomic window of Marinobacter halotolerans:
- a CDS encoding GNAT family N-acetyltransferase, translating into MVKEKQPAKRYLIREAEEKDLPVLVEFLAKLALHVSGAPHQSLKEDESARLLEVLRSALPDGNKQLVVAEVPGEGLVGMGYIYVLRSQGIWEQTSHVEFRSAFIDDVWVETDYRSLGIFPDLLRKLVAFAEARGAYELILEYSASNKEAKAAWSRLGFKTVGVRAAAFTSSVQEALANRP; encoded by the coding sequence ATGGTAAAAGAGAAGCAGCCAGCCAAGAGGTATCTCATACGGGAAGCCGAGGAAAAAGACCTGCCAGTGTTGGTAGAGTTTCTCGCGAAGCTTGCCCTGCACGTGTCTGGCGCGCCTCACCAGAGCCTGAAGGAAGACGAAAGTGCTCGGCTTCTCGAGGTATTACGCTCCGCTCTGCCTGATGGCAACAAGCAACTGGTCGTGGCGGAAGTGCCCGGGGAAGGTCTGGTAGGTATGGGCTATATTTATGTATTACGCAGCCAGGGCATCTGGGAGCAGACCAGCCACGTTGAGTTCCGGTCTGCGTTTATCGATGATGTATGGGTTGAGACGGATTACCGCAGCTTGGGCATTTTCCCGGATTTGCTGCGCAAGCTGGTTGCATTCGCTGAAGCAAGGGGCGCCTACGAGCTCATCCTGGAATACTCGGCGTCCAACAAAGAGGCGAAGGCCGCCTGGTCCCGCCTGGGCTTCAAGACGGTTGGCGTGCGTGCCGCTGCATTCACAAGCTCAGTGCAGGAAGCCCTGGCAAACCGGCCATAG
- a CDS encoding acyl carrier protein phosphodiesterase, producing MNHLAHMYLAPDSEPYRIGSLMGDFARGLNTQALPHSVHEGLRHHRAVDAFTDQHPDVIASKRLFSDQRRRFGGVALDILYDHYLLRHWNRFSSVEPDEFIEQVYRELMDNRAVMPEKMQAVTSQIVRYDWFRSYQDLDNIGYALDRVAGRIRFRHSFAGIIEEIKALDEQLESLFLSFFPDLREHARNCLDD from the coding sequence TTGAATCATCTTGCGCACATGTATCTTGCACCGGATAGCGAGCCGTATCGGATCGGCAGCCTAATGGGGGACTTTGCCAGGGGTCTGAATACGCAAGCGCTACCGCATTCCGTCCATGAAGGTTTACGGCATCACCGGGCGGTGGATGCCTTTACCGACCAGCATCCGGACGTGATCGCCAGCAAGCGCCTGTTTTCGGACCAGCGTCGGCGGTTCGGCGGGGTCGCGCTGGATATTCTCTACGACCACTACCTGCTGCGGCACTGGAATCGCTTCAGCTCCGTGGAGCCCGACGAGTTTATTGAACAGGTTTACCGCGAATTAATGGATAACCGCGCGGTAATGCCGGAAAAGATGCAGGCGGTGACTAGCCAGATCGTGCGCTACGACTGGTTCCGCTCTTATCAGGATCTGGACAATATTGGGTATGCGCTGGATCGAGTGGCAGGGCGCATTCGATTCCGGCATTCCTTTGCCGGCATCATTGAAGAGATAAAGGCCCTGGATGAACAGCTAGAATCGCTGTTTCTGTCCTTTTTCCCTGATCTTCGGGAACACGCCAGAAATTGCTTAGACGATTAG
- a CDS encoding TrkH family potassium uptake protein, which produces MFILLSIFMVLPVLLLANSEAPNALAFAESAAICLGVGVIGILLTRGSASDLKPRFMFVLTVSSWFILSMLSGLPFYLSDLNLTLAEAFFESTSGITTTGATILSGLDSMDQDLLLWRSILQWLGGIGIIGMFVAVLPFLRVGGMRLFATESSEWTDKALPRMKTLSRGLLVVYLAFSIIAVLTYWFSGMTLFDAFNHGLTSIATGGFSTSDLSMGKFDSNLILLEATFFMMLGSLPFFLFVREMHGQHGVLFRDQQVRLFLTILLVIPALLTAYRYTISDGSLNLIDGYVETLFNVTSVVTTTGYASSDYSAWGPLAFVVFFFLMFVGGCSGSTAGGMKIFRFQLSLIVLREQLMRLLHPRAVFTRNYNGRPVSDEIIASMIAYTFIFLLSLLLITLAMAALQLDFITSLTSALTVLTNVGPGLGPIGGPATNFAPMPEMAKWILSVGMLMGRLEIISVVIVLSPAFWRT; this is translated from the coding sequence ATGTTTATACTTTTGAGTATTTTCATGGTGTTGCCGGTGTTACTTCTAGCAAATTCTGAAGCGCCAAACGCCCTCGCGTTTGCCGAGTCTGCTGCCATTTGTCTTGGCGTCGGGGTTATTGGCATTCTGCTGACCCGCGGAAGCGCCAGTGACCTGAAGCCCCGCTTCATGTTCGTACTGACGGTCTCAAGCTGGTTTATCCTGTCCATGCTCTCGGGCCTTCCCTTTTACCTGAGTGATCTGAACCTGACACTCGCCGAGGCTTTCTTTGAAAGCACCTCCGGCATTACAACGACCGGCGCCACGATTCTGTCGGGGCTGGATTCGATGGACCAGGATCTTCTGCTCTGGCGTTCGATACTACAGTGGCTGGGCGGGATCGGCATTATCGGCATGTTCGTTGCGGTTCTTCCGTTTCTGCGCGTAGGCGGCATGCGGCTTTTTGCCACTGAATCGTCGGAATGGACGGACAAGGCGCTCCCGCGAATGAAAACGCTGAGCCGGGGCCTGTTGGTCGTCTACCTGGCCTTTTCCATCATTGCCGTGCTCACCTATTGGTTCTCCGGCATGACCCTGTTTGACGCGTTTAACCACGGTCTGACCAGCATTGCCACGGGCGGGTTCTCAACCTCCGACCTGTCCATGGGAAAATTCGACTCCAACCTCATCCTGCTGGAAGCGACATTCTTCATGATGCTCGGCAGCCTGCCGTTTTTCCTGTTTGTGCGGGAAATGCACGGCCAGCACGGGGTTCTGTTCAGGGATCAGCAAGTACGACTGTTCCTGACCATCCTGCTGGTCATCCCAGCTTTGCTAACCGCTTACCGCTACACGATTTCGGACGGAAGCCTGAATCTGATCGACGGTTATGTCGAGACCCTGTTCAACGTAACCTCCGTGGTGACGACAACCGGGTATGCCTCAAGCGATTATTCGGCCTGGGGGCCACTGGCCTTTGTGGTGTTTTTCTTCCTGATGTTCGTAGGCGGCTGCTCGGGCTCAACCGCAGGCGGGATGAAGATATTCCGTTTCCAGCTGTCCCTGATTGTTCTGCGCGAGCAGTTGATGCGGTTGCTGCATCCCCGCGCGGTGTTCACCAGAAACTACAACGGCAGGCCGGTCAGCGACGAAATCATTGCGTCTATGATCGCCTATACCTTTATCTTTCTGTTGAGTCTGCTGCTGATTACGCTGGCCATGGCGGCCCTGCAGCTGGATTTCATCACCAGCCTGACAAGTGCGCTTACCGTCCTGACGAACGTTGGCCCCGGGCTGGGCCCGATTGGTGGGCCAGCCACCAATTTCGCACCCATGCCGGAAATGGCGAAGTGGATTCTTTCTGTGGGGATGCTGATGGGCCGGCTTGAGATAATAAGCGTTGTTATCGTGCTCTCTCCGGCCTTCTGGCGAACCTGA
- a CDS encoding LysR family transcriptional regulator, with translation MQLLDNDLLKSFVAIAEHGSFTRAARQVHRTPSAISMQIKRLEETVGKTLFVRDAKQVRLTAEGEVLLSYGRRLLKLNEEAMQQFFSPKLEGRVGFGTSDDVGTRILPRLLSQFSRSYPAVQIDVVVGSSRANQQKVDAGELDMALVVVGNEGQETRGEIVHSEPLVWAGLEGGIAMHQRPLPVAVANQGCVWRWMAMNSLDQADIPYRVAYTCEHSSGQEAAMLADLAIAPFPLGLVRAPLRKLGEDLLPEMGSYQISLVRGGNNPINEALTAYVKEAFADFNS, from the coding sequence ATGCAATTACTCGACAACGACCTACTGAAAAGCTTCGTGGCGATTGCCGAGCATGGCAGCTTTACCCGCGCCGCCCGGCAGGTTCACCGTACCCCCTCCGCAATCAGCATGCAGATCAAACGCCTGGAAGAAACGGTGGGCAAAACACTGTTTGTTCGCGACGCGAAACAGGTGAGGTTGACTGCCGAAGGCGAAGTGCTGCTCAGTTATGGCCGGCGGCTTCTGAAACTGAACGAGGAAGCCATGCAGCAGTTTTTCAGCCCGAAGCTCGAGGGCAGGGTCGGGTTTGGTACTTCCGACGACGTGGGTACGCGGATTCTTCCGCGCCTTTTGTCACAGTTCTCCCGGTCCTATCCGGCTGTTCAGATTGACGTTGTAGTGGGCAGTAGCAGGGCCAACCAGCAGAAAGTGGATGCCGGTGAGCTGGATATGGCTCTGGTTGTGGTTGGCAACGAAGGTCAGGAGACCAGGGGCGAAATTGTCCATTCCGAACCGCTCGTCTGGGCCGGACTGGAGGGTGGCATCGCCATGCACCAACGACCTCTGCCAGTGGCAGTCGCAAACCAGGGGTGCGTCTGGCGCTGGATGGCCATGAATTCACTGGACCAAGCGGACATACCCTATCGCGTTGCCTACACCTGCGAGCATTCTTCCGGTCAGGAGGCGGCCATGCTGGCCGATCTGGCCATCGCCCCTTTCCCGCTGGGCCTGGTGCGGGCGCCATTACGCAAGCTGGGGGAAGATTTGCTGCCGGAGATGGGCAGCTATCAGATTTCGCTGGTGCGCGGTGGCAATAACCCGATCAACGAAGCGCTGACCGCCTACGTGAAAGAGGCTTTCGCCGATTTCAACAGCTGA
- the glgP gene encoding alpha-glucan family phosphorylase, with protein sequence MTLAAYTPRSLPESLNGLFQLALDLRWSWHHGTDELWRALDAEIWDTTRNAWLVLNSVSGDRLEELAADPEFQGSYNAQISAHQEFIEADTWYSSECPGDLGEGIAYFCMEYGLSESLPLYSGGLGVLAGDFLKAASDLGVPVMAVGLLYQQGYFRQAISTDGEQLEFYPYNDPTMLPVSPLRDDGGEWVRVVVPFPGRNVRLRAWKAQVGRCELLLLDSNDPRNEPGDRGITSELYTGDPEKRLQQEMVLGIGGWRLLKQLGRQPGLCHLNEGHCALALIERAFSWQDECKSDFETARTATRSTNLFTTHTSVASGFDHFSPPLLRLYLTPWLKGRELDVDHLLALGSEHSQASESADSPKLNMALLALNMSGRFNGVSRIHQKVTQTIFQPFFPRWPAADIPADYVTNGIHTPSWDSPESDAIWTRACGKDRWRRPLQTSCPMTDITDEALWEMRRLQRTRLVAYLRRRLASQHCEQKPGTNHEAACGLLLDHETLTLGFARRFTEYKRPDLLLKDKERLLRLLESRDRPIQIVLAGKAHPYDRRGKEIIRQWKAFSRRPDVEGKVVFIEDYDLGVANQLIQGVDVWLNCPRHPWEACGTSGMKVLVNGGLNLSQYDGWWAEAWNPDVGWAIRPGATFDELSGSNNHDHDLSDRDELFDLLENEVIPGFYDVDSDGIPRQWLRRMRASMDRLTAAYSANRMVREYVERFYLPMAEKGSKRTQETSKALLEEYNTLKRHWPRLRFNSFTTSKVSEGQTFAVEVYLDGIDEQRIAVELVAEQSEYGPRTVAAMTIKRLLSGSAHTYVYECEVPSRPEGHYTPRIRVRDDRLNLPLENPAILWLK encoded by the coding sequence TTGACCCTGGCAGCCTATACCCCCCGGTCCTTGCCGGAATCCCTGAATGGACTGTTTCAGCTGGCACTGGACCTGCGGTGGAGCTGGCACCACGGCACAGACGAGCTCTGGCGTGCACTTGATGCTGAAATCTGGGACACCACCCGAAACGCCTGGCTGGTGCTGAACAGTGTGTCCGGCGACAGGTTGGAGGAGCTTGCCGCGGACCCGGAATTCCAGGGCAGCTACAACGCACAGATCTCGGCACATCAGGAATTTATCGAGGCGGACACCTGGTACTCATCCGAGTGCCCGGGTGACCTCGGCGAAGGCATTGCCTATTTCTGCATGGAATACGGGTTGAGTGAATCCCTGCCGCTCTACAGCGGCGGGCTGGGCGTACTCGCCGGGGATTTTCTCAAGGCGGCGAGTGATCTTGGCGTACCGGTGATGGCGGTGGGGTTGCTCTACCAACAGGGGTATTTCCGCCAGGCCATTAGTACCGACGGCGAACAGCTCGAATTCTACCCGTACAACGATCCAACGATGTTACCGGTTTCCCCCCTGCGTGATGACGGCGGCGAGTGGGTGAGGGTGGTTGTGCCTTTCCCCGGCCGCAACGTGCGACTGCGAGCCTGGAAGGCTCAGGTGGGACGCTGCGAACTACTGCTGCTCGACAGCAACGACCCAAGAAATGAACCCGGCGACCGCGGCATTACCAGCGAACTTTACACCGGTGATCCGGAAAAGCGCCTGCAGCAGGAAATGGTGCTCGGAATCGGTGGCTGGCGCCTGCTGAAACAGCTGGGCCGACAGCCGGGCTTGTGCCACCTCAATGAGGGGCATTGCGCATTGGCGCTGATCGAGCGGGCTTTCAGCTGGCAGGATGAATGCAAGAGCGATTTCGAGACGGCCCGCACTGCGACCCGGTCTACCAACCTGTTCACGACCCACACCTCGGTAGCCTCCGGATTCGACCATTTTTCACCGCCGCTGCTTCGTTTGTATCTGACGCCCTGGCTCAAAGGTCGTGAGCTTGATGTCGACCATCTGCTGGCATTGGGTAGCGAACACAGTCAAGCCAGTGAAAGCGCCGACAGTCCAAAGCTCAACATGGCCTTGCTGGCGCTGAATATGAGTGGCCGGTTCAATGGTGTCAGCCGCATCCACCAAAAGGTTACCCAGACCATTTTCCAGCCGTTCTTCCCGCGCTGGCCGGCCGCGGATATTCCTGCAGACTATGTGACCAATGGCATCCACACGCCCAGCTGGGATTCACCGGAATCCGACGCTATCTGGACTCGCGCCTGCGGCAAGGACCGCTGGCGCCGGCCGCTCCAGACATCCTGTCCGATGACAGACATCACCGATGAAGCCTTATGGGAGATGAGGCGCCTGCAACGCACCCGACTGGTCGCTTACCTGCGCCGACGGCTTGCAAGCCAGCATTGCGAGCAGAAGCCGGGAACCAATCACGAAGCCGCCTGCGGTCTCTTGCTGGATCACGAGACTCTGACGCTGGGATTTGCCCGGCGTTTTACCGAATACAAACGACCGGATCTTTTGCTCAAAGACAAGGAAAGGTTGCTCAGGCTTCTGGAGAGCAGGGATCGCCCCATCCAGATTGTGCTTGCTGGCAAGGCTCACCCCTATGATCGACGCGGCAAGGAAATCATCCGACAGTGGAAGGCGTTCTCACGACGGCCGGATGTGGAAGGCAAGGTGGTGTTCATTGAAGACTATGACCTGGGCGTGGCCAACCAGCTGATCCAGGGTGTGGATGTCTGGCTGAACTGCCCACGGCATCCCTGGGAGGCCTGTGGCACCAGTGGTATGAAGGTGCTGGTTAACGGTGGCCTGAATCTGTCCCAGTACGATGGCTGGTGGGCAGAGGCCTGGAATCCCGATGTGGGCTGGGCCATTCGCCCCGGCGCCACCTTCGATGAGCTCAGTGGTTCAAACAACCACGATCACGATCTTTCAGACAGAGATGAGCTGTTTGACCTGCTGGAGAATGAGGTCATTCCCGGCTTCTATGACGTGGACAGCGATGGTATTCCGCGACAATGGCTAAGGCGGATGCGAGCGAGCATGGACCGGCTGACAGCGGCATACTCTGCCAATCGAATGGTGCGTGAGTACGTGGAACGGTTTTATCTGCCCATGGCCGAAAAAGGCAGCAAACGCACGCAGGAAACCTCGAAGGCACTGCTGGAAGAATACAACACCTTAAAAAGGCACTGGCCGCGGCTGAGATTCAACAGCTTTACGACCAGCAAAGTCTCCGAAGGGCAGACTTTCGCGGTCGAGGTCTATCTGGATGGAATCGACGAGCAGCGGATTGCGGTTGAGCTTGTCGCGGAACAATCCGAATATGGGCCAAGAACCGTAGCCGCTATGACAATCAAACGCCTGCTCAGTGGTTCTGCCCACACTTATGTTTACGAATGTGAGGTGCCCTCACGGCCGGAGGGGCACTATACCCCCAGGATTCGCGTGCGCGATGATCGGCTGAACCTGCCCCTCGAAAACCCCGCGATACTCTGGCTCAAGTAA
- a CDS encoding SDR family NAD(P)-dependent oxidoreductase, with translation MERLKGKVAVITGGSVGIGAATATRMAEEGAAVAILDCRDPDGEALAEEWDLVQNVNVKGVFFCTKHAIPNMKKAGVGSIINLSSIYGLVSAPDIPPYHASKGAVRLMSKTDALLYATENIRCNSIHPGFIWTPLVETHLQTTGMDLEEAKKATAVLHPVGHMGEPDDIAWGAVYLASDESKFVTGSELVIDGGYTAH, from the coding sequence ATGGAACGACTCAAAGGTAAGGTAGCCGTGATCACGGGCGGCTCCGTTGGCATCGGGGCTGCGACAGCGACCCGAATGGCCGAAGAGGGCGCCGCCGTGGCCATTCTTGATTGCCGTGATCCGGACGGCGAGGCATTGGCAGAGGAGTGGGATCTTGTTCAGAATGTGAACGTGAAAGGTGTGTTTTTCTGTACCAAGCACGCCATTCCCAACATGAAAAAAGCAGGCGTTGGCAGCATTATCAACCTGTCCTCCATCTATGGCCTGGTCAGTGCGCCTGATATTCCTCCCTATCATGCATCCAAGGGTGCTGTTCGTCTGATGTCCAAAACCGATGCCCTGCTGTATGCCACCGAGAACATTCGGTGCAACTCCATTCATCCGGGCTTCATCTGGACACCACTGGTTGAGACCCATCTCCAGACAACCGGAATGGACCTTGAGGAGGCGAAAAAAGCGACAGCGGTACTTCACCCGGTTGGTCATATGGGGGAACCGGATGACATTGCCTGGGGTGCGGTTTATCTCGCCTCGGACGAATCCAAGTTTGTAACCGGCAGTGAACTGGTGATTGATGGCGGATACACCGCCCACTGA
- a CDS encoding PilZ domain-containing protein translates to MEHRLSKRVQGKLGLLVYKRGMPVATGLIRNASKRGLFIATDYTDVQLNQTVELEFRFPDTQEKRFRRLKAHVVRKSDKGLGVDFEGVENDSFTISSLMHWLKSHHMPVNYFPVRRQQAY, encoded by the coding sequence ATGGAACACAGACTCAGTAAACGCGTACAGGGAAAGCTTGGCTTGTTGGTCTATAAACGCGGCATGCCCGTGGCAACCGGTCTGATCCGGAACGCCTCCAAGCGGGGATTGTTTATTGCCACGGATTACACCGATGTTCAGTTAAACCAGACCGTAGAATTGGAATTCCGCTTTCCCGATACCCAGGAAAAGCGGTTCCGGCGCCTCAAGGCCCACGTGGTCCGGAAATCAGACAAGGGACTGGGTGTCGACTTTGAAGGCGTTGAGAACGACAGTTTCACCATCTCGTCGCTGATGCACTGGCTGAAAAGCCATCACATGCCGGTCAATTATTTCCCGGTTCGCCGGCAGCAAGCCTACTGA
- a CDS encoding glycoside hydrolase family 57 protein yields the protein MASDTKTPVVLCWHMHQPSYQDMRTDQFLFPWVYLHTIKDYSDMAAHLEGNPEARAVVNFAPVLLEQIETYLIQMERWRHGAGKIGDPLLAALVAEELPETGTPAFLSLMEKALRANRERIINRYPAYARLAELAEVYRSKPELQRYISSRFLSDLLVWYHLGWMGETIRRESHCIQSLQEKGHNFSMDDRQALLDVIFDVLSGIGPRYRHLAWKGQVELSVSPYTHAMLPLLIDLASAREAMPDIALPAQTHYPGGEERAGWQLQKAKAVFQRFFGVDPSGCWASEGGLSQATLGLLDAHQFRWTASGDSVVHNSLNRARKTDPELPDYGIHRPYTFGESGTSVFFRDDGLSDLIGFTYADWHAKDAVGDLVHHMENIAGQGKGKARPVISVIMDGENAWEYYPENGFHFLNELYHVLAHHPKLKLTTYSDLVAQPTAETAHLPHLVAGSWIYGTFSTWIGDPDKNRAWDLLCEAKTHFDREMDNGSLNSEQKEAAMQQLAICEGSDWFWWFGDYNPAQIVSDFEHLYRRHLVNLYDMIGYPAPPSVFQQLSQGSGEPARGGTMRPGHEVDKPA from the coding sequence ATGGCCTCTGACACAAAAACGCCGGTTGTCTTGTGCTGGCACATGCATCAGCCGTCTTACCAGGATATGCGCACCGACCAGTTTCTGTTCCCTTGGGTATACCTGCATACCATCAAGGATTACAGCGACATGGCAGCACATCTTGAAGGCAATCCGGAGGCGAGGGCGGTCGTCAATTTTGCGCCTGTTCTGCTTGAGCAGATTGAGACCTACCTGATCCAGATGGAGCGTTGGCGCCACGGTGCCGGGAAGATTGGCGATCCTCTGCTGGCCGCACTGGTGGCAGAAGAGCTGCCAGAAACCGGCACACCCGCTTTTCTTAGTCTGATGGAAAAAGCTCTTCGTGCCAATCGCGAGCGGATTATCAATCGATATCCCGCCTACGCACGGCTGGCAGAGCTGGCCGAGGTATACCGCAGTAAACCGGAGCTTCAAAGGTACATTTCCAGCCGGTTCCTGTCGGACTTGCTGGTTTGGTACCACCTCGGCTGGATGGGAGAGACCATACGCCGGGAAAGCCACTGCATCCAGAGTCTTCAGGAGAAGGGCCATAACTTCTCGATGGATGATCGGCAAGCGCTATTGGATGTGATCTTTGACGTGTTGTCCGGCATCGGCCCCAGGTACCGACACCTTGCCTGGAAGGGTCAGGTGGAACTGTCTGTGAGCCCCTATACCCATGCCATGCTTCCATTGCTGATCGATCTTGCGTCCGCCCGCGAAGCCATGCCAGACATTGCCTTGCCGGCGCAAACTCATTATCCGGGCGGTGAAGAACGCGCTGGCTGGCAACTCCAGAAGGCAAAAGCCGTATTTCAACGGTTCTTCGGGGTGGATCCATCCGGTTGTTGGGCCTCCGAGGGCGGCCTCAGCCAGGCCACCCTGGGCTTGCTCGACGCCCATCAGTTCCGCTGGACGGCCAGCGGAGATTCCGTCGTTCACAACAGCCTCAACCGCGCCCGGAAAACAGACCCGGAATTACCGGACTATGGCATCCACCGGCCCTACACCTTTGGTGAATCGGGTACGTCTGTGTTCTTTCGGGACGACGGCCTCTCCGACCTCATAGGGTTTACCTACGCGGACTGGCATGCCAAGGATGCCGTTGGCGACCTGGTTCATCACATGGAAAACATCGCCGGGCAGGGCAAAGGCAAGGCCCGGCCAGTCATTTCCGTGATCATGGATGGCGAAAATGCCTGGGAGTACTACCCGGAAAATGGCTTTCACTTTCTGAACGAGCTGTATCACGTGCTCGCACATCATCCGAAGCTGAAACTGACCACCTACAGCGATCTTGTGGCCCAGCCGACGGCCGAAACGGCTCATTTGCCACACCTTGTGGCCGGTAGCTGGATTTACGGAACTTTCTCCACCTGGATCGGCGATCCGGACAAGAACCGTGCCTGGGATCTGCTGTGTGAAGCGAAAACCCATTTTGACCGAGAGATGGATAACGGCAGCCTCAACTCCGAACAGAAAGAGGCCGCTATGCAACAACTGGCGATCTGCGAGGGATCCGACTGGTTCTGGTGGTTTGGCGACTACAACCCGGCGCAGATTGTCAGCGACTTCGAGCATCTATACCGCCGCCATCTCGTGAACCTCTATGACATGATCGGCTACCCGGCACCGCCTTCGGTATTCCAGCAACTAAGCCAGGGCAGCGGAGAACCGGCCCGTGGCGGAACCATGCGACCGGGACACGAAGTGGATAAACCGGCATGA
- the malQ gene encoding 4-alpha-glucanotransferase: MTLSSGNDLFSVRRAGVLLHPTCLPGTLGVLGASARRFVDFLAASGITVWQTLPIGPTHRDLSPYQSLSAHAGNQDFIDLSEVLQAGLLADTELTKPIDQSRQQLLDIAAQRFFDGKGEARHGLDLTGFEEFRAKNDYWLDDFCLFVAIREVQESPGWLQWPEPLRDRDPVALQTFIDQNRERLARIRFEQFLFQHQWQALRDYARGKGILLFGDIPIFVAHDSADVWANRALFKLNDQGEPTVVAGVPPDYFSSDGQHWGNPHYNWQAMAEDGYRWWLERLESKRHFFDLIRIDHFRGLQAYWEIPAETPQPRFGYWVPGPADHFLQACFDRFPDLPLVAENLGIISEDVEELRKRFGLPGMTVMQFGFDGSPNNPHLLHNHHARDLVYTGTHDNDTTLGWYQSLDDHTRRYVNDYLGTTGDGMPWPVIEAAFRSVCSLAVVPMQDFLALGTEARFNTPGTMINNWIWQLDWNFPEEDLSKLISEAVQRHGRLP, encoded by the coding sequence ATGACGTTGAGCAGCGGCAATGATCTGTTCAGTGTCAGGAGAGCGGGTGTGCTGCTGCATCCAACCTGTTTGCCCGGCACCCTGGGTGTTCTTGGGGCCAGCGCGCGTCGTTTCGTCGATTTTCTGGCCGCCAGCGGTATCACCGTTTGGCAGACGCTCCCCATTGGCCCGACTCATCGGGATCTTTCTCCCTATCAATCTCTAAGCGCTCACGCTGGCAATCAGGATTTTATCGACTTGTCGGAAGTGCTGCAGGCCGGGCTGCTGGCGGACACGGAACTCACGAAGCCCATCGACCAATCCCGCCAGCAGCTACTGGACATTGCTGCCCAACGGTTCTTCGATGGCAAGGGGGAAGCCCGACACGGTCTTGATCTGACCGGTTTCGAGGAATTCCGGGCAAAAAACGACTATTGGCTGGATGATTTCTGCCTTTTCGTCGCGATCCGGGAGGTTCAGGAGTCGCCGGGCTGGCTGCAATGGCCAGAGCCGTTGAGAGATCGTGATCCGGTCGCGCTGCAGACCTTCATTGACCAGAATCGGGAACGACTGGCCCGGATACGGTTCGAACAGTTTCTGTTTCAGCATCAGTGGCAGGCACTGCGCGATTATGCACGCGGCAAGGGCATTCTGCTTTTTGGTGATATTCCTATTTTCGTCGCGCACGACAGCGCCGACGTCTGGGCCAATCGAGCTCTGTTCAAACTGAATGACCAGGGTGAGCCCACGGTCGTTGCCGGTGTACCGCCGGATTACTTTTCGTCCGACGGCCAACACTGGGGCAATCCGCACTACAACTGGCAGGCCATGGCGGAAGACGGTTACCGATGGTGGCTTGAACGGCTCGAAAGCAAGCGCCATTTTTTCGACCTGATCCGTATTGATCATTTCCGCGGTCTGCAAGCTTACTGGGAAATTCCGGCCGAAACGCCGCAACCAAGATTTGGCTACTGGGTTCCCGGCCCAGCCGATCATTTTCTCCAGGCCTGCTTCGACCGGTTCCCGGATTTGCCGCTGGTGGCCGAGAACCTGGGCATCATCAGCGAAGATGTGGAAGAGCTTCGCAAACGGTTTGGGTTGCCAGGAATGACCGTGATGCAGTTTGGTTTCGACGGCAGCCCCAACAATCCCCACCTGCTGCACAATCACCATGCCCGGGATCTTGTGTACACCGGCACCCATGACAACGACACGACCCTGGGCTGGTACCAAAGCCTGGACGATCATACCCGACGGTACGTGAACGATTACCTGGGAACCACTGGTGACGGTATGCCATGGCCCGTGATCGAAGCGGCATTCCGGTCCGTTTGTTCTCTCGCTGTTGTACCCATGCAGGATTTCCTTGCGCTGGGAACAGAGGCGCGATTCAACACGCCGGGCACGATGATTAACAACTGGATCTGGCAACTTGACTGGAATTTTCCTGAAGAAGACCTGTCAAAACTTATCTCTGAAGCGGTTCAGAGACATGGGCGCCTTCCTTAG